The Raphanus sativus cultivar WK10039 unplaced genomic scaffold, ASM80110v3 Scaffold0689, whole genome shotgun sequence genome includes the window AGGCGATTAGCACAAcatgacaaacaaaaataaacatgtgagcatatccctaaaatcctaaccggaaATATCAGACCATGCGTTCCTAAGGtcacggcctacaggaaccgtggaagggtcaatcttgacataaaagtacttcctgcgccagtcatcatcactggctgAGAACTTGAAAatgcctagccctggacgacaggggagatagtaggtaccactcccgccatccttggaagtgctctcctttatcgagaagagactcattaaCTCAGATAACCCaacgataactccttcctccttggctctagtgatgaacccgtttatcactcggatgaccgacgggcaaagctgaggaagagctagctgataatgatctaagagatccagcaaaagggtgggaagaggaaatctaaggtggcacttggagatatatttttcatgaacgcagaaccaaccctccggagcgGTCTCGGGGTTCTCGTTTTCAGCACAAGCTCTAACTAGATCACTCTTGCCGTGAGCCTGAGTGGCAAGATTGACAACGTCCTGACCCTTCAAGAGGGAAGGGAAGTGAGGaccggaggaggcgctcttgccgcctttcttcttcatcctcttaactcttgctccgatcgagtctttactctttttcttcttggcttccgccatcttctcaccagcttcctgtttgaccttcataatacgggcgccggaggctgagatctgaacttcgccggaaccttcttttcgaCTCATGATAGGGAAGGAGAGGGAAAACAGGAAGTAAAGAATAGAATcgatctaagacagactctcAGAGAGAAGTTCAAGATGAAGAACTAGATTGATCGAGAGgcgaataaaaaaaaaataataacgacaaaaaacggtaaaataaagaagagaggtgtgaattaccttggaaaccgtcgagaggcgtggagaaagtggagagacaagcagttaattctctcagctttatatcccatcacgtcttgGAAGTCGGAAATTGAAATTTAAACTCGCTTAAATCTAAAACCGTTGATTCGACTAGAGATGGATTACAGCCGTCCGATCGGATATGAATAAATGCGGTTGtgatagctagtaatcatgatctcaacaagagaatctagcttgggcggctaggtctagctcccgagaataacgaaacctcatttcgagagctgggggcaactgttgggcccgaatatggcccggtaactgattattcaataataaagatgatgatgggccACGACAAGCCCATCACGAGTCTGAAGTCTAAAAGAGAGCTAAGCTAGAaccggaggctgaaagctaaggatcctaactaaggaggtcacgacgaagaggaagctcacgtcgcaaccagaaggagcgcaggacccggtcaaggggaagctgttgcagattccacctcaagtggagaggatctcggagatcagttgcaaacaacctaaagaagtccaaagctataaaaagagaaggtcgaagactaAGAAGAGGGGCCGACCCTACTCATATCTTACTCAACTTTCATTGAAACGTTCTTATTTGTAATTCTTTTATAGTCttgatattcatcaaagatcatcttttgtaaccattccatttctattatatcaatacaaatcgaagttcattcatcaagttcttacgggattcagcccgcgataatctttccctatccttttctaaacataaaacctgatctaaaatctaggtgtgagttttacccctcacagcGATTAGGGTTGCGTTCTGGGAAACAGAGAAAGACAGGGGAGTCTAGTACACCAACTCAATCTCAGTTTCTCACACCAGGAGATGCAGCCAAGTCTCCATATTTGGCTAAGGAAGCAGGAGCCTCACCTCAGTTGAGATCGAAAAGGTCTGGTGACAAAAGTGCTGAACCAATGCCTCCTCTCATCAAGAAAAGGTATGATCAGTTCCTTAAGCGTAAAGTACTTGCTGAGCGATCGGTCGATATGAAGGAAGCTGATCAGTGGGGTTACTTGGCGGTGATTAAGAAAGGGTCTATAAAATCAACTGTCTCGAATCTTGCTGTGTATGTTGAGAAAGTTGTAGCTGAGTTCTATGCAGGTCTGCCAGGTACTAAAGCTGAAGCAGATGTTGATGAAGTAGTTGTTTCCGTGAGAGGACAAGAGTACAAGTTCTCACCTGCGCTCATCAACAACGCCATAGATTGGGAACCACTtactgaggaagaagaggaggaagacacAACTTTGGATGATATCTCAGTAACTGAGTTGGTTTCATTCATCACTGGAGATACGAGGACAGAATGGGACGGTCTCACTACAGCGGATCTTACTCCGTGCTACGGTGCCTTGATGATCATAGCTGCATACAACTGGATTCCTTCTACTCACAAGACTTATGTCTCACTTGAGAGGGCACGGCTGATCTACAAGATGGCTCATGGAGTCCGTGTTGATTTGGGtaagatgatgttcagacaGATTCTCAATCTTGGAGTGATTCAGGTCCATGATGCACGTTGGTTGATCTTCCCTCGCTTGATCATGGCACTCCTCCAAAGCCAGCATGCAGTTACATCTTACCCTAGTGACAAGCTCCAACGTCCGGTTCCTTACAAGAAGGATAAACGAGTGGGCGAGATTTATGAGCAGAGACTAGCGAAAGGAAAGGGACCAGCTAAAGCTGAACCAAAGAGAAGCTCTGCCAGGACAACCCGTCAATCATCTCCTGCTCCGATTCCTGCTCCACGAACTGCTACACCAAGCTCCAGGACTGCGCCACGTCGTGTATCTCTGTATGAACTTGGATCAGTTGCCATCCCTCGAGGACCACTCAGCCGTGTTGATTTGCAAGTGGCACTACAGGACACAACACGAGCCCTTCAAGCGCTAGCTGAGATAGTTCAGGATCTTCAGAGCGCTGTAGCAGGTTAGTATCCCTATCTTTCTGAATATGTGAGGTATTTTTCTTGGtgtttttaatccgtgtgctcacaagcagggggagaagaagaagactaggATGTAGAAGACCAAGATTGTGGGGGAGCTCTGTGTTCTGTTGCTTTGTTTTTATGTCTATGTTATTTCCATTGCACCACTTGTTGCAATTTCTTGTCATCCATGTTTTCAGACTGGCTAAGATTATGGGGGAGCATTTGCATATGCtatcttttgatattatgtATTAATTTGCTTGAACCCGTTTTTaggataatataagtatgttcttaaTTGTCTTGAGTTGGTTGAATTAACA containing:
- the LOC130502801 gene encoding uncharacterized protein LOC130502801, yielding MNKKIPSKPATVTESGKDAWYRSGNLADPTLEVVCEFYPSQRLGLRSGKQRKTGESSTPTQSQFLTPGDAAKSPYLAKEAGASPQLRSKRSGDKSAEPMPPLIKKRYDQFLKRKVLAERSVDMKEADQWGYLAVIKKGSIKSTVSNLAVYVEKVVAEFYAGLPGTKAEADVDEVVVSVRGQEYKFSPALINNAIDWEPLTEEEEEEDTTLDDISVTELVSFITGDTRTEWDGLTTADLTPCYGALMIIAAYNWIPSTHKTYVSLERARLIYKMAHGVRVDLGKMMFRQILNLGVIQVHDARWLIFPRLIMALLQSQHAVTSYPSDKLQRPVPYKKDKRVGEIYEQRLAKGKGPAKAEPKRSSARTTRQSSPAPIPAPRTATPSSRTAPRRVSLYELGSVAIPRGPLSRVDLQVALQDTTRALQALAEIVQDLQSAVAGGEEED